From Chryseobacterium sp. IHB B 17019, one genomic window encodes:
- a CDS encoding RtcB family protein, protein MGNLKLKGKDILKIGYPNNQSVNIALEVMKRNFATKNIHHVKSLLKEILMNPENYEKDLTFGQIAEALLSSRKTEKRMLNTNRTSFHIFGNNISDEAKNQLYTALKLPIATQGALMPDAHSGYGLPIGGVLAVENAVIPYGVGMDIGCRMSLSILDTPVSYLDGARDKYEKALAEHTKFGMYETHKSHVDHEIFDRDTFDLIPILRRLKGKAIKQMGSSGGGNHFVEFGEVEITEEDEQIGLPKGKYLGILSHSGSRGLGAEIAQYYSRVAVEQCPLPKEAQNFAWLDLNTHLGLEYWTAMNLAGDYASACHDDIHRRLVKAVGGRVKAKIENHHNFAWKEIHNGKEVIVHRKGATPANENELGMIPGSMTAKGFIVRGKGNPDSLNSASHGAGRAFSRGECRNLFTQNDIKKELKLKNVTLMGGNTEEAPMAYKDINEVMNAQSELVDILGTFQPRIVRMDK, encoded by the coding sequence ATGGGAAATTTAAAACTTAAAGGAAAAGACATATTAAAAATAGGCTATCCAAACAATCAAAGTGTAAACATCGCTTTGGAAGTCATGAAAAGAAATTTTGCAACGAAAAATATACATCATGTAAAATCTCTTTTAAAGGAAATTCTGATGAATCCGGAGAATTATGAAAAAGATTTAACCTTCGGACAAATTGCAGAAGCCCTGCTTTCATCCAGGAAAACAGAAAAAAGAATGCTTAATACAAACCGTACTTCTTTTCACATTTTTGGAAATAATATTTCGGATGAAGCCAAAAACCAGTTGTATACCGCATTGAAACTCCCCATTGCAACACAGGGAGCTTTGATGCCCGATGCTCACAGTGGTTATGGACTTCCGATCGGTGGAGTTCTTGCCGTAGAAAATGCCGTGATTCCTTATGGAGTCGGCATGGATATTGGCTGCAGGATGAGCCTCAGTATTTTGGATACGCCGGTTTCATACTTGGATGGCGCAAGAGATAAATATGAAAAAGCGCTGGCCGAGCATACCAAATTCGGAATGTATGAAACACATAAATCTCATGTCGATCACGAAATTTTCGACAGAGATACGTTTGATTTAATTCCGATTTTGAGAAGGTTAAAAGGAAAAGCCATCAAACAAATGGGAAGTTCCGGTGGTGGAAATCACTTTGTGGAATTCGGGGAAGTTGAGATTACGGAAGAAGACGAGCAGATCGGGCTTCCGAAAGGAAAATACCTCGGAATCCTTTCACACAGCGGTTCGCGTGGTTTGGGAGCTGAAATTGCTCAATATTATTCAAGAGTTGCCGTAGAACAATGTCCGTTGCCGAAAGAAGCACAAAACTTCGCCTGGCTGGATTTGAACACGCATCTCGGATTAGAATACTGGACAGCAATGAATCTCGCAGGAGATTATGCTTCGGCCTGTCACGACGACATTCACCGGAGGTTGGTGAAAGCAGTCGGAGGACGGGTAAAAGCGAAAATTGAAAACCATCACAATTTCGCCTGGAAAGAAATCCACAACGGAAAAGAAGTGATCGTTCACAGAAAAGGCGCAACTCCTGCCAACGAAAATGAATTGGGAATGATTCCCGGGTCGATGACGGCAAAAGGATTCATTGTTCGCGGAAAAGGAAATCCGGATTCACTGAATTCAGCTTCGCACGGCGCAGGACGAGCTTTTTCAAGAGGAGAATGCAGAAATCTGTTCACTCAAAATGACATCAAAAAAGAATTAAAATTAAAGAATGTCACTTTGATGGGTGGAAACACCGAAGAAGCACCAATGGCATACAAAGACATCAACGAAGTCATGAATGCACAAAGCGAATTGGTAGATATTCTAGGAACTTTTCAGCCAAGAATTGTGAGGATGGATAAGTAA